A single window of Rubripirellula lacrimiformis DNA harbors:
- a CDS encoding adenylate/guanylate cyclase domain-containing protein: MPDFQDRPSASSGPQWSFLQRHGLLFVCTSPLVANAIGSLFNVLYNRNQIFPLLSDAQRIRFDDCVLWFNVLIYPIAVLCFVLPLLWVRPVYRDLLAGKPVAAELHQKVQRVVVNLPWWFLLVASLGWLSCIPVFITSLYVLPEPLQGIVIAHLITSFLIAAMIAVTHSFFAVELAIQHAVFPVVFYSENQTNQTMPASVPGIIPLNITLRGALWTVSSVVSPIISLVLILLLPDDENLAPRFAVAVGLVAIAFGFATSWMLGKLVVRPVQQLRRAAAEVAAGNLDTHIHLLCADEFGHLINSFNSMVEGLRQREHLQQTFGRHVGQEAARQIIRQGDRLTGREQVITVMFVDVRNFTQYSSEHSPSEVVSALNVFFREAVECVESNGGMVNKFLGDGFMAIFGVGANTERHAQNAVDSALALRNCVQQSSSIFQDAGWDDLQIGIGINTGPAVVGSIGSPKRQEYTAIGDTVNVAARVEAATKLAGHNLLITESTQSVLADPSAWIPLPPQLVKGKTTPLRLFAAKHDP, translated from the coding sequence ATGCCTGATTTTCAAGATCGCCCCAGCGCCAGCTCCGGCCCCCAATGGAGTTTCCTACAGCGACATGGGTTGCTGTTCGTTTGCACTTCGCCTTTGGTTGCCAATGCGATCGGCAGTCTCTTCAACGTCCTCTACAACCGCAACCAGATTTTCCCACTATTGTCGGATGCCCAGCGGATTCGATTCGACGATTGTGTGTTGTGGTTCAATGTGCTGATCTATCCGATTGCCGTGTTGTGCTTTGTGCTGCCTTTGTTGTGGGTGCGACCGGTGTACCGTGATCTGTTGGCGGGAAAGCCGGTTGCGGCCGAGCTACACCAAAAAGTTCAGCGTGTCGTCGTCAACTTGCCTTGGTGGTTCCTGCTGGTTGCGTCACTCGGCTGGCTCAGTTGCATTCCGGTCTTCATCACCTCGTTGTACGTTTTGCCCGAACCTTTGCAGGGCATCGTCATCGCTCACTTGATCACATCGTTTCTGATCGCAGCGATGATTGCGGTGACGCACAGTTTCTTTGCCGTTGAATTGGCGATCCAGCATGCGGTGTTTCCCGTCGTTTTCTATTCCGAAAATCAGACGAATCAAACGATGCCCGCCAGTGTGCCGGGAATCATCCCGTTGAACATCACTTTGCGAGGCGCTCTGTGGACAGTGTCTTCGGTGGTCAGCCCCATCATTTCGCTCGTCTTAATCCTACTGTTGCCGGATGACGAAAACTTGGCACCACGATTTGCCGTCGCGGTCGGTCTGGTCGCGATTGCGTTTGGGTTTGCCACCAGTTGGATGCTTGGAAAACTGGTCGTCCGACCAGTTCAGCAATTGCGACGCGCCGCTGCGGAAGTCGCAGCGGGTAACTTGGACACTCATATTCACTTGCTTTGCGCGGACGAATTTGGGCACCTGATCAACAGTTTCAACTCGATGGTCGAAGGCCTGCGGCAACGCGAGCATTTGCAGCAAACCTTTGGCCGTCACGTCGGCCAAGAAGCCGCGCGGCAAATCATCCGCCAAGGCGATCGGCTGACCGGTCGCGAACAAGTCATCACCGTGATGTTTGTCGACGTACGAAATTTTACGCAGTATTCGTCGGAACATTCGCCCAGCGAAGTGGTTTCAGCGCTGAACGTGTTTTTTCGCGAAGCCGTTGAATGCGTGGAGTCGAACGGCGGGATGGTTAACAAGTTTTTGGGTGACGGATTTATGGCAATCTTTGGTGTCGGCGCAAATACGGAACGACATGCACAAAACGCAGTCGATTCGGCACTGGCACTGCGGAATTGCGTCCAGCAGTCCAGCTCGATTTTTCAAGACGCGGGTTGGGACGACTTGCAAATCGGCATTGGCATCAACACAGGTCCTGCCGTCGTCGGCAGTATCGGTTCCCCCAAACGCCAGGAGTACACCGCGATCGGTGACACAGTCAACGTAGCCGCGCGAGTCGAAGCGGCCACCAAACTAGCCGGCCACAATCTGCTGATCACTGAGTCCACCCAATCCGTCTTAGCCGATCCGTCCGCATGGATTCCTTTGCCTCCCCAACTCGTCAAAGGCAAGACCACACCACTGCGACTCTTTGCCGCCAAACACGATCCGTGA
- a CDS encoding alpha/beta hydrolase family protein — translation MTSSRSLSVLLLAICWLIPFVQADDEAIHSTPGVWPIERLKSEVPVYRIEDPDAKIQSLIYEGEMVDGQATEVFSFYASPKTLGIGKQGETYPGIVLIHGGGGTAFADWVWMWANRGYAAIAMDLGGRRAPNPEFDASGKLKPYAGHKRETRVRLAQGGPGDGHPEKFDCIGGRIDDDWPYHAAANVMRAHTLIRSFPDVDADRTAVTGISWGGYTTCLAASLDDRFKAAVPVYGCGFLHEGESVQKPSIDRLGDRRDAWVAAYDPGSHLQKCTVPTLWVNGTHDKHYVLDSYAKSYAKVQGPRTMRIEPRMPHGHQAGWNPPEIQIFVDSILKNTPPLAAVGPLQVSDSDSDSGTVTVPFQSDTKIVQSALHFTTETGLRSERKWQSIDCVISAGKVEAMGLPPEANTWLVTLTDDRGALVSTEVGFR, via the coding sequence ATGACTTCCTCTCGTTCACTGAGTGTTTTGCTGCTGGCGATCTGCTGGTTGATTCCTTTCGTCCAAGCTGACGATGAGGCGATCCACTCGACACCAGGAGTCTGGCCGATCGAGCGTCTGAAGTCGGAAGTGCCGGTCTATCGAATCGAAGATCCTGACGCGAAAATCCAGTCGTTGATTTACGAAGGCGAGATGGTTGACGGCCAAGCGACGGAAGTTTTCTCATTCTACGCCTCGCCGAAAACGCTGGGCATTGGCAAGCAGGGGGAAACGTATCCCGGCATCGTGCTGATTCACGGTGGCGGTGGGACCGCCTTCGCCGATTGGGTTTGGATGTGGGCGAACCGTGGTTATGCCGCGATCGCAATGGACCTCGGAGGACGCCGCGCTCCCAATCCTGAATTCGATGCGTCAGGGAAGTTGAAACCCTACGCGGGTCACAAACGAGAAACTCGCGTTCGACTTGCCCAAGGCGGCCCCGGGGACGGACACCCCGAAAAGTTTGACTGCATCGGGGGAAGGATCGATGACGACTGGCCGTACCACGCGGCGGCCAACGTGATGCGAGCTCATACACTGATCCGCAGTTTCCCCGATGTGGATGCCGACCGCACCGCTGTGACGGGGATCAGCTGGGGCGGCTACACGACTTGCTTGGCCGCTTCGCTGGATGATCGATTCAAAGCCGCTGTGCCTGTTTACGGATGTGGATTCCTGCACGAAGGCGAATCCGTCCAAAAGCCTTCCATCGACCGTCTTGGCGACCGCCGTGACGCCTGGGTTGCTGCATACGACCCGGGAAGTCACCTCCAGAAATGCACGGTCCCCACACTGTGGGTCAACGGCACGCACGATAAGCATTATGTGCTGGACAGTTACGCCAAGTCCTACGCCAAGGTGCAGGGGCCACGCACGATGCGGATCGAGCCGCGAATGCCACACGGCCATCAAGCAGGCTGGAACCCGCCGGAAATCCAGATTTTCGTGGACTCGATTTTGAAGAACACCCCACCGCTGGCAGCCGTGGGCCCGTTGCAGGTCAGCGACAGCGACAGCGACAGCGGCACCGTCACCGTGCCGTTCCAGTCCGACACCAAGATCGTTCAATCCGCATTGCACTTCACAACCGAAACGGGCCTGCGATCCGAGCGGAAATGGCAATCCATCGACTGTGTGATTTCCGCTGGAAAAGTCGAAGCGATGGGACTTCCGCCGGAAGCCAACACGTGGTTAGTGACCTTGACCGACGACCGCGGTGCATTGGTCTCCACCGAAGTCGGATTCCGCTAA
- a CDS encoding autotransporter family protein — MPNCRSTTTTSIHRTAATRRTLRRSLLALLICSAASSASAADVTYDDTQSISGNDGHVTVNDGGKVTNHFESIYTTPFIYRGALYTLTHIDGATVNGGTLTNQGYIIEGVVVNGGTLTNNYRIVGSATVTGGTLTNNDEITGQAIVSGGTLTNGSEIGSGANITGGTLTNNGEIFYAPTLVGANGRLAGTGYSLSVQNSGTHAIGNSIGTYAADSYQAQAGSILDIEIQPSSGAPAAPVAGTDNDYLDVSGTIDIDPNARVKVSLLPGANANDLALGAKYTFLKAGTINGQFNANVIEDLAFFDVELNWQTTTPGDDFYSFSLIEAPARFAEFDNSSNNRSLGSVLDTITGTGDMADVLGQARMFSGSQVSSFISQVGGSSFGSNNQIAVQGTSLMTQTIAGQIRAQLFNGSGSAMGPGPMMAQSSSPRDASPIELVSYVDVGPAAYSSRQAVMQTRTEWQGWVLGYGLDGSADSNGGVSGIHYGLGGVTAGIQRSVDDTHSIGFFGGYVGSNATGQTSDFSSQTDGGQFGSFVTGNDGRNYYVLMGGLQFEGYDSSRTINVGGINRTAEADYSGWQGFTYLERGLTLHSGKNTVWQPYGGLQYVYVNQDGFTESGAGALNLQVDSLDTHSLRSMLGTRVRRTLGDHGWQHFVTPEVRVAWMHEFLDTSTLVNSQFAGVGGSGFTNSGLDLGRDWVLAGAGLSFQLTDRFDTRVDYNTQVNAHQDLHIGSGQINYRW; from the coding sequence ATGCCCAACTGCCGCTCGACAACGACGACCAGCATTCACCGCACTGCTGCAACGCGAAGGACACTTCGCCGCAGTTTGCTCGCTCTGCTGATCTGCTCGGCGGCGTCGAGTGCCTCCGCGGCCGATGTCACCTACGATGACACGCAATCCATTTCTGGCAACGACGGTCACGTGACCGTTAACGATGGCGGTAAAGTCACAAACCACTTCGAGTCCATCTACACGACCCCCTTCATCTATCGGGGAGCTCTGTATACCCTGACCCATATCGACGGGGCAACCGTCAACGGTGGAACGCTGACGAACCAGGGCTACATCATAGAAGGGGTTGTTGTCAACGGCGGAACGCTGACGAACAACTACCGAATCGTAGGCAGTGCAACCGTCACCGGCGGAACGCTGACGAACAACGACGAGATCACCGGCCAGGCAATCGTCTCCGGCGGAACGCTGACGAACGGTAGCGAAATCGGGTCAGGTGCAAACATCACCGGCGGAACGCTGACAAACAATGGCGAAATCTTCTACGCCCCGACGCTTGTCGGAGCAAATGGTCGCTTGGCAGGGACAGGATACAGCCTAAGCGTCCAAAACTCGGGAACCCATGCGATCGGCAATTCGATCGGCACATACGCTGCGGACAGCTACCAAGCCCAAGCAGGTTCGATTCTGGACATCGAGATCCAACCCAGTAGCGGTGCACCAGCGGCACCTGTGGCCGGAACCGACAATGATTACCTCGATGTATCTGGTACCATCGACATCGACCCCAATGCTCGTGTGAAGGTGAGCCTGCTGCCCGGGGCCAACGCCAATGATCTCGCCTTGGGCGCAAAATACACGTTTCTAAAAGCCGGAACGATCAACGGTCAATTTAACGCGAACGTGATCGAAGACTTGGCCTTCTTCGACGTTGAATTGAATTGGCAGACCACCACGCCTGGCGACGACTTTTACTCATTCAGCTTGATCGAAGCACCAGCCCGGTTTGCGGAGTTTGACAATTCATCGAACAACCGATCGCTGGGGAGCGTTTTGGACACGATTACCGGCACAGGCGACATGGCGGATGTCCTGGGGCAGGCCCGAATGTTCAGTGGTTCGCAGGTCAGCTCCTTCATCAGCCAGGTCGGTGGCAGCAGTTTCGGCAGCAACAACCAAATCGCGGTCCAGGGCACTAGCCTGATGACCCAAACGATCGCTGGGCAGATTCGTGCTCAACTGTTCAACGGCTCCGGTTCCGCTATGGGCCCCGGTCCGATGATGGCGCAAAGCTCGTCCCCGCGTGACGCGTCCCCCATTGAATTGGTCAGTTATGTTGATGTGGGGCCCGCTGCTTACTCGTCGCGGCAAGCCGTGATGCAGACTCGCACCGAGTGGCAAGGTTGGGTGCTGGGTTATGGTCTGGATGGTTCAGCCGATTCCAATGGCGGTGTCTCGGGAATCCACTACGGTCTCGGCGGCGTGACGGCGGGTATCCAGCGCAGTGTGGACGATACCCATTCGATCGGCTTCTTTGGCGGTTACGTCGGATCGAACGCGACCGGGCAAACGAGCGACTTTTCGTCCCAGACCGATGGCGGCCAATTCGGTTCGTTCGTGACCGGGAACGATGGACGCAACTACTACGTGTTGATGGGTGGACTGCAATTCGAAGGTTACGACAGCAGCCGAACGATCAACGTTGGCGGAATCAACCGTACTGCCGAAGCTGACTACAGCGGCTGGCAGGGATTCACGTATCTGGAACGTGGGCTGACGCTGCACAGTGGCAAGAACACGGTGTGGCAACCTTACGGTGGTTTGCAGTACGTGTATGTCAACCAAGACGGTTTTACCGAATCGGGTGCCGGTGCGCTGAACTTGCAAGTCGATTCGCTGGACACGCATTCGCTTCGTAGCATGTTGGGCACGCGTGTCCGCCGCACGTTGGGAGATCACGGTTGGCAGCACTTCGTCACGCCGGAAGTCCGCGTGGCCTGGATGCACGAGTTCTTGGACACCAGCACGTTGGTCAATTCGCAATTCGCCGGCGTCGGCGGCAGCGGGTTCACGAACAGCGGCCTGGACCTGGGCCGTGACTGGGTGCTCGCCGGTGCCGGACTGTCGTTCCAGTTGACCGACCGCTTCGACACTCGAGTCGACTACAACACGCAGGTCAACGCACACCAAGACCTGCACATCGGTTCGGGCCAGATCAATTACCGCTGGTAG
- a CDS encoding EAL domain-containing protein yields MSILKINPRKGALSLRVLTRWKGILANPTTSAIQSTSPGRVKLKVGRGLVGHSGHNVRKSGLGCRDSAGFGSPNFAQRINLCCRARWLCFAPCTLPPDRFIHLLERSREILPVSNWIIRQACRQLAQWDAVGFSITMSVNVSALQFADPYFYTTVRNAIEEFAVDPKQLDFEITEGLLIACQFSGTAW; encoded by the coding sequence GTGTCAATCCTGAAAATCAACCCTCGAAAAGGTGCTCTGTCCCTCAGGGTTCTTACCCGCTGGAAGGGAATTCTGGCGAATCCCACTACGTCAGCAATCCAATCGACGTCCCCTGGGAGGGTGAAGTTGAAAGTCGGGCGAGGGCTGGTGGGACACTCCGGTCACAACGTTCGAAAAAGTGGTCTTGGTTGTAGAGATTCGGCGGGTTTTGGCTCTCCCAATTTTGCCCAGCGAATCAACCTGTGTTGCCGCGCACGATGGTTGTGTTTTGCTCCGTGTACCTTGCCGCCCGATCGTTTCATCCATTTACTGGAACGAAGCCGTGAAATCTTGCCCGTCAGCAACTGGATCATTCGGCAAGCCTGCCGACAATTGGCTCAGTGGGATGCAGTTGGATTCTCCATCACCATGTCAGTGAACGTCAGTGCCCTTCAATTCGCAGACCCATATTTTTACACGACGGTGCGAAACGCAATCGAAGAATTTGCAGTGGACCCGAAACAACTCGATTTTGAAATCACAGAGGGCTTGCTGATCGCCTGCCAGTTCAGTGGGACCGCGTGGTAA
- a CDS encoding transposase, which yields MVRLSRFEVFDPDEVAVAHVWNRTCRRCFLFGDDSVSGKNFDLRKVWIEDLLQHLAAEFGIDLLGFAILSNHFHLILRTRPDVVASWSDEEVAAHWCRICPHNRKPDGSPAEPTKPEIRSIAGCPVKLAEIRQRLSSLSWWMRLLCQRVSMRANAEEDESGRFFQDRYKATRLVDEASLLACSAYVDLNLIRAAMAQTLETSDHTSVQRRIEAAQQDIAQPQDAPEALEDRPERQTKRPDAFLSPLTIDEASDPIGPDWHTASSVCMADPRISFVRIFCVSVHSASKIGMSIRSGCTRQSAQ from the coding sequence ATGGTTCGTCTTTCCCGCTTTGAAGTGTTCGATCCCGATGAAGTGGCGGTTGCCCATGTTTGGAACCGCACCTGTCGCCGCTGTTTTCTGTTTGGCGACGATTCCGTCTCCGGCAAGAACTTCGACCTTCGAAAGGTTTGGATTGAAGACTTGCTGCAGCATCTCGCGGCTGAGTTTGGGATCGACTTGCTGGGCTTTGCGATCCTCTCGAATCACTTCCACCTGATTCTTCGCACTCGCCCCGATGTGGTGGCGTCCTGGAGTGACGAGGAAGTGGCCGCGCACTGGTGCCGGATCTGTCCCCACAACCGCAAGCCCGATGGCAGCCCGGCCGAGCCGACCAAGCCAGAAATTCGCTCCATTGCCGGTTGCCCAGTGAAGCTGGCCGAGATTCGCCAGCGACTGTCCAGTCTGAGTTGGTGGATGCGTTTGCTGTGCCAGCGGGTCTCGATGCGGGCCAACGCCGAGGAAGACGAAAGCGGCCGGTTCTTTCAAGATCGCTACAAAGCCACACGGCTGGTCGATGAAGCCAGTTTGCTGGCGTGCTCAGCCTATGTGGATTTGAACTTGATTCGGGCCGCGATGGCCCAAACGCTGGAAACGAGCGATCACACGTCGGTGCAGCGTCGGATCGAAGCAGCCCAGCAGGACATTGCCCAACCGCAGGACGCCCCTGAAGCACTGGAAGATAGGCCGGAGCGTCAAACCAAACGTCCCGATGCGTTCCTCTCTCCGCTTACCATCGACGAAGCGTCGGATCCAATTGGCCCTGATTGGCACACCGCATCAAGCGTTTGCATGGCCGACCCAAGAATTTCGTTCGTACGAATCTTCTGCGTCTCGGTCCACTCGGCATCCAAGATTGGAATGAGTATTCGGTCGGGTTGTACGAGGCAATCAGCACAATGA
- a CDS encoding ATP-dependent nuclease — MKISLLSFRNFRCFGPNPVSIDLNDISVLIGENGAGKSAALLGLARLFGLTKEQRSIRADDFHLPVGVSRSDADLKSLSLWIEARIEFDAEGGGDDTSAIPEHFKQMRVNEPGGRPYCRIRLEAVWQKGNLPEGEVEQSLNWIKTSSDISDEIDDEYRQPLSAFERQRIHVHYIPGARDPSKHVRVSSQSLLKRLLDAARWTDDLADSINTATDGIVSDFSNEPAITELQRSLNESWNGLYNRSRFKEIVLHLETQTVEDFVSSFTAGMKTEAEDDCVPVDRLSDGLRSLLYFSIMKSAFQIEQAAIDDFFGGHPFDEERLDPPLLTVFAVEEPETHLAPHLLGRVVKMFRDIVKPPRAQAIFSSHSPSVLARIEPEEIRYLRLDSTTAVASAHKLSLPTEQSDADKFIRQAVRAYPELYFARLVVLGEGDSEQVVMARLLDANDLPSDPNVISVVPLGGRHVNHMWRLLNSLSIPHLTLLDMDCDRKGGGWGRIHYVCEQLIELGHKREEILEVVDDDNTSVMSDETFAEMPNWGMPHDDFTGWVKSLRKYGVYFSDPLDLDYSMLRKFPEQYQETADGAPRILSKKQELRSAQITGLFRTVFGKKNIAEPERLETQLESLQWYRHLFLQRSKPATHMAALAEIKDEDLLEKCPDELKSLIRAIKAKTKNG; from the coding sequence ATGAAAATCAGCCTCCTGAGTTTTCGCAATTTTCGTTGTTTTGGTCCGAATCCTGTTTCGATCGACTTGAATGATATTTCGGTTCTGATAGGTGAGAACGGGGCGGGAAAGTCAGCCGCTCTTCTCGGACTGGCTCGATTGTTCGGACTCACCAAAGAGCAACGTTCAATTCGCGCCGATGACTTTCATTTGCCGGTCGGAGTTTCGCGATCTGATGCCGATCTAAAGTCGTTGTCACTTTGGATCGAGGCCAGAATCGAATTCGATGCGGAAGGCGGCGGAGATGATACGTCCGCTATTCCTGAACACTTCAAGCAGATGCGGGTGAATGAACCCGGTGGTCGACCGTATTGTCGAATCCGCCTCGAAGCAGTCTGGCAAAAAGGAAATTTGCCTGAAGGTGAGGTTGAGCAATCGCTGAACTGGATCAAAACGTCGTCTGATATCTCAGATGAAATTGACGACGAATATCGCCAGCCGCTCTCGGCGTTCGAGCGACAGCGAATTCACGTTCACTACATTCCCGGAGCACGTGATCCATCGAAGCATGTCCGCGTTTCATCGCAATCGCTGCTCAAACGGTTGCTCGATGCCGCTCGTTGGACAGACGACCTTGCCGATTCGATCAACACTGCGACCGACGGAATCGTAAGCGACTTTAGTAATGAACCGGCAATTACAGAGCTTCAGCGTTCGCTCAATGAGTCTTGGAACGGGTTGTACAACCGCAGTCGATTCAAAGAAATCGTATTGCACCTCGAAACACAAACCGTTGAAGACTTCGTCTCGTCCTTCACAGCAGGAATGAAGACCGAAGCAGAAGATGATTGTGTTCCCGTAGATCGATTGAGCGACGGGCTGCGATCACTCTTGTACTTTTCGATCATGAAATCCGCTTTCCAGATCGAGCAAGCCGCAATCGACGACTTCTTTGGCGGCCACCCGTTCGACGAAGAACGCCTTGACCCTCCCCTGCTGACAGTGTTCGCGGTCGAGGAACCAGAGACCCACCTCGCACCGCATTTGCTGGGACGAGTAGTGAAAATGTTTCGCGATATCGTCAAGCCACCGAGGGCTCAGGCGATCTTCTCGTCACACTCTCCTTCCGTGCTTGCCCGAATTGAGCCCGAGGAAATTCGATACTTGCGGCTCGATTCTACCACGGCGGTCGCGTCGGCTCACAAATTGAGCCTCCCCACGGAACAGTCCGACGCGGACAAGTTCATTCGCCAGGCGGTGCGTGCCTATCCGGAATTGTATTTTGCTCGCCTTGTTGTTCTCGGAGAGGGGGACAGCGAGCAAGTTGTGATGGCACGTCTCCTTGATGCAAACGATTTGCCTTCCGATCCCAATGTCATTTCTGTCGTTCCTCTTGGCGGTCGTCATGTGAATCACATGTGGCGTCTGCTCAATAGCCTTTCCATTCCCCATCTCACATTGCTAGACATGGATTGCGATCGAAAGGGTGGAGGTTGGGGACGGATTCACTACGTCTGTGAACAACTTATTGAACTTGGTCACAAGCGAGAAGAAATTCTTGAAGTTGTTGATGACGATAACACTTCTGTCATGAGTGACGAGACCTTTGCAGAAATGCCTAATTGGGGCATGCCCCATGATGACTTCACCGGATGGGTTAAGAGCCTTCGCAAGTACGGCGTCTATTTTTCTGACCCCCTGGATCTGGATTACTCGATGTTGCGAAAGTTCCCTGAGCAATACCAGGAGACTGCCGACGGCGCACCACGGATACTTTCCAAAAAACAGGAGCTTAGAAGTGCTCAGATCACTGGTCTGTTCCGAACGGTTTTTGGAAAGAAAAACATCGCTGAACCCGAACGACTTGAAACTCAGCTTGAAAGCCTTCAATGGTATCGACACCTCTTTCTTCAACGCAGCAAACCCGCGACGCACATGGCGGCTCTTGCTGAAATCAAAGACGAAGATTTGCTGGAGAAATGCCCTGACGAATTGAAGAGTTTGATACGCGCAATCAAAGCGAAGACAAAGAATGGCTAG
- a CDS encoding UvrD-helicase domain-containing protein yields MARLRNRNPKIEEQSWQPVGIESLEDTALTAAQAARNSIVVAGPGAGKTELLAQRADYLLRTDTSKSPRRILAISLKRDAAKNLQDRVGKRLPAELAERFDSMTLDAFSKNLVDRFRLAIPEFWRPNDDYRIEFNIKEERADRMIREAAERLRCEPADLSGIGPIRWYRECFSQRLQIDGSAILENGSTRERLAVSQWQHYLHGKYRYLNFHMIARLAELMLRSNPAVLHAMRATYSHVFLDEFQDTTNLHYDLLRTAFLDSESVLTAVGDTKQCIMTWAGALAGITKRYAEEFTADSYALRANYRSEPELIHIIGSLAQQIEPEAILPVCGRGRESGDGQCRVIEFSDDSEEAIAVALVLNELVEDEGVEPRDICVLCRKRVDQYSSNLVDALQQINGLARVRDETKLQDLLAEPLVELVADAFLVAASDEPQPDSWSRLQRVLEKTGRSESAQQQRIRNKLLSTLVDCLRLSLPQCAKTVDGIAVEVNRAIDAIGEKSFRQSHPQYRQGTFFEETVSSLVKQLGFRYGDESQQFGTWIEVIRDLRGETSIPVMTIHKSKGLEYHTVIFVGLEDAAFNNLQDPTGDGNSFFVAFSRAKKRVLFTFAKSRFKRMQSRKNVNLLYGWLEEAGVGIESAADIDFDESIW; encoded by the coding sequence ATGGCTAGACTGCGCAATCGGAATCCAAAGATTGAGGAACAGTCTTGGCAGCCCGTCGGGATCGAGTCCCTAGAAGACACAGCCCTGACTGCTGCTCAGGCTGCAAGGAATAGTATCGTCGTTGCTGGCCCAGGTGCCGGTAAGACTGAATTGCTCGCTCAGCGAGCTGATTATCTGCTGCGAACTGACACGAGCAAGTCACCTCGCCGAATCCTTGCAATAAGCCTAAAGCGTGATGCTGCGAAGAATTTGCAAGATCGTGTCGGGAAGCGTTTGCCAGCGGAATTGGCAGAGCGTTTCGACTCGATGACGCTCGACGCGTTCAGTAAGAATCTTGTCGATAGATTCCGCCTGGCAATTCCAGAATTCTGGCGACCAAACGACGACTATCGTATTGAGTTCAATATAAAAGAGGAGCGTGCGGACCGTATGATCCGAGAGGCTGCCGAGCGACTTAGATGCGAACCCGCTGACTTGTCCGGCATCGGACCAATCCGGTGGTACCGGGAGTGCTTTTCACAGCGTCTCCAAATCGACGGAAGTGCGATCCTGGAAAACGGTTCAACACGCGAACGATTGGCGGTGTCGCAGTGGCAGCACTATCTTCATGGGAAATACCGCTACCTTAACTTTCACATGATCGCTCGTCTCGCAGAACTGATGTTGCGATCCAACCCGGCAGTTCTACACGCGATGCGAGCAACCTACTCGCACGTTTTCCTCGATGAATTCCAGGACACGACCAACCTTCACTACGATCTTCTACGAACGGCATTCCTTGATTCGGAATCAGTCTTGACCGCAGTTGGCGATACGAAGCAGTGCATTATGACTTGGGCAGGCGCGCTGGCCGGAATCACGAAACGATACGCGGAGGAGTTCACGGCTGATTCGTACGCCCTTCGAGCTAACTATCGGTCAGAACCGGAATTGATCCACATCATTGGATCACTTGCTCAGCAGATCGAGCCCGAGGCGATTCTTCCTGTCTGCGGTAGGGGACGCGAATCTGGCGATGGACAATGTCGCGTCATCGAGTTCTCTGACGATTCCGAGGAGGCCATCGCAGTCGCATTGGTTTTGAATGAGCTGGTCGAGGATGAAGGTGTCGAACCGCGAGATATCTGCGTGCTCTGCCGAAAGCGTGTCGATCAATACTCGTCCAATCTGGTCGACGCGTTGCAGCAGATCAACGGTTTGGCGAGAGTTCGCGATGAAACAAAACTTCAGGATTTGCTGGCTGAGCCGCTGGTTGAACTGGTTGCCGATGCGTTTCTCGTGGCGGCAAGCGATGAACCTCAGCCGGATTCGTGGTCCCGCCTACAAAGAGTTCTAGAAAAGACTGGGCGCAGTGAGTCCGCTCAACAACAGAGGATTCGCAACAAACTGCTTAGCACTTTGGTCGACTGTTTGCGGTTGTCACTTCCACAGTGTGCAAAGACTGTCGATGGGATCGCGGTCGAGGTGAATCGAGCCATCGACGCAATCGGAGAGAAGTCGTTTCGCCAGAGTCATCCGCAGTATCGACAAGGAACCTTCTTCGAGGAGACCGTCTCCAGCTTGGTCAAGCAACTTGGGTTTCGCTATGGCGACGAATCACAACAGTTCGGGACCTGGATCGAAGTGATCCGTGATTTGCGTGGCGAAACCTCCATTCCAGTGATGACAATCCACAAAAGTAAAGGATTGGAGTATCACACCGTCATCTTCGTTGGACTGGAGGATGCTGCTTTCAATAATCTGCAAGACCCAACCGGAGATGGGAATTCCTTTTTCGTCGCCTTCTCACGAGCGAAAAAACGCGTGCTCTTTACTTTCGCGAAGTCACGGTTCAAGCGGATGCAAAGCCGCAAGAACGTCAATCTACTGTACGGCTGGCTTGAGGAAGCAGGTGTGGGAATCGAGAGTGCGGCTGATATTGATTTCGACGAGTCGATCTGGTGA